The genomic window TACGAGAACGAAGCTGATTTAACTTAATTGTTTGATTACCAAAGATTTTTAGCGTAGAGCCCCTTTTGACGATCGGATATATATTTCGTGTGATTAATTTCACCAGGGCGGTTTTGCCAGATCCATTTGGCCCTAGAATTGCCGTGTTTTCTCCTTGCTTCAATGTTAAGGAGAGGTTTCTAAAAACTTGGGTAGGGCCAAGCCAGGCCTCTACTTCCTTAATTTCCAGCCATGGGTTTTCATCTTTCATTGGCTTAAGACCAGAATTTCTATAACTTTTTTGCCCCTTCATTATCTTCTTTCTTTCTTTTCAGTCAAGCAACTGCTTTCTTAGTTCTTTCTATGCAACAATAATCTTTGACTTCTAGTTCGCGTTATAGCAACATAGTTATATTAGCCATTCTCTTAACAGTCTTACCATTTATATGGTAAGGCAATTTTATATTTGCTTTTTACTCTCTCTTGCACATCATTTTTCATATTACAACCTTTCTACTCCAGTCCCGAAGGTATGTAGCTCTTACCCGAATGCCATATGACTTCTATCTACAAAGCTTTACCTGCTTATCCATGCGATAATATCCTATGGATAACTTTCTATTGAATTTAACTTGTATTTGAATATTCTCTTCTTTCCACATAGAATGTTTGAAAATAAAGTCAACTAATGAAACAGACAGTTTTCTATCGCCTCATTACTTTGATCACATTCTTCCTTTCTTGTTATTCATGGTGGCTTCTTTATAATCAACAGTCTTTATGGTGGATCTTGCTAGGGTTAATGTTGCTTATTACAATACTTACTTTTGTTTATGGTTTAAAGTCTGTTCGTAGGATTCTAGCCGTTCCTGGCCTGAGTCTCCCAATCTCAGATTTCCTACTCACGGCTTCTGCTATTGGATATTTTGCTTCAGCTTTGGTTGGATTTATGATTTTAATCTTTCAACTGCCATTTCACGATAAAAGCTTTATGATCTTCCCCCTAATTATCGCTATTTTATTATTTGCAGGTGCAACCCTTGGCCTTTACCATGATCAAATCTGATTGGCTTTGATTTTTTTATTCTTATTTCTAATTTAATTTATTCTCTAATGGCTACATCTGTTTAAATATTCTATCCAATTTGTTATAGCTATCTTATCTTAAGCATCACTCCCTCTGCGACTAATTTTACTCCATGCAATCTGTTGATCCTAATCAACCTGTTTTAATCCTAGGTGGTTTCTTGATCACAGATGAGGCCTATGCCTCTTTGGCTAGCTGGATTCAGAACAATCAAGGTTCGATTGTAAAGGTCGTACCTTCTTCTAAATTTGACTGGCTACTCACTTCATGGGCCATTGGTTGGCGCAGACTCCTTGATCGAGTGGATGCAATTGTTCAAGACCTTCAGTCTCGATCCCATACAGGAAAGGTGACACTTATAGGCCATAGTTCGGGTGGTGTCATGCTTCGCCTTTATCTCGGTGAACATCCCTTTTCTGGTCGTGTTTATAGTGGATATAAATCGTGCAATCGACTCATAACACTAGGTAGTCCGCATCAAGCTGTTCGTGCCACCCCTCTGCGGTCCCAGGTTAACACTCTCTATCCAGCTTGTTTTTATTCTGATCATGTAGATTATTTTTCTACTGCTGGTCGATTATCACTCGAAAGTCAAAATGCCAGCCAGTTTGCCAGGTATACCGCAGCTAACTCCTATCGCAGCATCTCAGATGATCCTCTATTAGAGGGAGACGGCTTAGTCCCTGTCAGCTCCGCAATTCTTAATCAATCTCGAAATCTTGTTCTCAATGACACAGCCCACGGAGGCCTCTTTGGCGCTACTTGGTATGGCTCAATAGAGCGAATAGAACAATGGTGGCCTTCCGCTATGGGATATGCCTAAGGCATGAAGGTTTTAGTTTCCGTAGTTTTTCCTGAATACTTAAACAATTAAATATTCTTGTCTTCTTTTCATTTCGTAGTATTGGCTAGTTTTCTCCACGCCATCTTTAAACTAATAAGAATTATTTCTCAGAGTTCTCTCTTGTTGTGTTGACCTTCAGCTTTACAGTGAACAATTAATGTTCACTAGCCTCCTGTGTTTCTTTCATGTTTAGCATTCGTTGAATAGGAATAAAAGCCTTTTGACGTACCCCCTCTTCGATTTCTATTGATGGCTTCATTGTGCTTAAGCAGCTCCATAGCTTTTCTAATGTATTCAATCGCATATATGGGCATTCATTGCAACTACATCCGTCAATACCTGGAACATCCATAAATTCTTTTTTTGGGTTCTTCAATTTCATCTGGTGTAGGATTCCTGGCTCTGTTAGTACGATAAATTTTGTGCATGAACTTATCTCGGTAAATTCAAGTAATTTGCTCGTTGAGCCAATATAATCCGCCAACTCTAGTAAATTTTCTAGGCACTCCGGATGGGCTATTACCTTTGCCTCGGGGTGCATGATTTTTAATTTCAGTAGAGCTTCTTCGCTGAATGTTTCATGCACCATGCAGCGTCCAGGCCAGATCGTCAGTTTTCTGCCGCTCTGCTTTTGAACCCATCTGCCCAAGTTTTGATCTGGAGCAAAAAGGATTGGTTGATCCTTCGGTAATTGATTTACAAGTTCTACAGCGTTGCTACTTGTACAGATCAGATCGCTTTGGGCCTTAACAGCAGCTGTGCAGTTGATATAGCTCACCACAATGTGGTCTGGGTGCTTGTCTCTGAAAGCAGCAAACTCATCGGCTGGGCAGTCATCAGCAAGGGAGCACCCCGCTTCGAGATCTGGTAGCAATACAATTTTTTCCGGGCTGAGAATCTTTGCTGTTTCAGCCATGAAGTGAACCCCGCAGAACACGATTACATCAGCATTTGTGCTAGCAGCTCTACGTGATAGTTCCAGGGAGTCCCCAATGAAATCTGCGATGTCTTGGATCTCTGGATCCTGGTAGTAGTGAGCCAGGATCACGGCATTGAGTTTTTTGCGTAGTTCAGCAATGGCACCCTTTAATTCTTTCCTAGTTGATGGCACTGGAGAGACCGTCTTGGCGGTGCAAACAGCGGTCATTCGGACCATCTAGGGCAGTATGGCCATAGCCTAGACATTTGCCACGTCACACCAGAGCCTCGCCATTGTTGGAGACCTCCATGGTGTATGGACACCTGATGATCAGAACTTACTGACTGAACTTCAGCCAGATGCTGTGTTGTTTGTAGGTGATCTCAGCGAAGGTGATCTCAAGTTGGTCAAAGCAATACAACAGCTTCCTCTGCCGACAGCTGTCATTCTTGGTAATCATGACCACGGACGTGATCACAGCGGCGCAGTCCTCAGGCGTCAATTGACCTTATTGGGCGACCGTCATTGCGGTTGGAGTTTGCGACAATGGCAGTTTCCACCGATTGCTGTCGTTGGCGCCCGCCCTTGTAGTGCTGGTGGTGGCTTTCACCTCGCCAAAGCCGTTCAGGCGGTTTTTGGCCCGATGTCGGTCAGTGAATCTGCTGACCGGATTGAGGCCGCTGCAAAGCAGGCACCATCCCAATGGCCCTTAGTGATATTGGCTCATTCCGGTCCGACGGGCCTCGGCTCTGATGCTCAGAGCCCTTGTGGTCGCGATTGGAAAGTTCCCGCTCTCGATTGGGGCGATCAGGAT from Prochlorococcus marinus str. MIT 9313 includes these protein-coding regions:
- a CDS encoding esterase/lipase family protein produces the protein MQSVDPNQPVLILGGFLITDEAYASLASWIQNNQGSIVKVVPSSKFDWLLTSWAIGWRRLLDRVDAIVQDLQSRSHTGKVTLIGHSSGGVMLRLYLGEHPFSGRVYSGYKSCNRLITLGSPHQAVRATPLRSQVNTLYPACFYSDHVDYFSTAGRLSLESQNASQFARYTAANSYRSISDDPLLEGDGLVPVSSAILNQSRNLVLNDTAHGGLFGATWYGSIERIEQWWPSAMGYA
- the nadA gene encoding quinolinate synthase NadA; its protein translation is MTAVCTAKTVSPVPSTRKELKGAIAELRKKLNAVILAHYYQDPEIQDIADFIGDSLELSRRAASTNADVIVFCGVHFMAETAKILSPEKIVLLPDLEAGCSLADDCPADEFAAFRDKHPDHIVVSYINCTAAVKAQSDLICTSSNAVELVNQLPKDQPILFAPDQNLGRWVQKQSGRKLTIWPGRCMVHETFSEEALLKLKIMHPEAKVIAHPECLENLLELADYIGSTSKLLEFTEISSCTKFIVLTEPGILHQMKLKNPKKEFMDVPGIDGCSCNECPYMRLNTLEKLWSCLSTMKPSIEIEEGVRQKAFIPIQRMLNMKETQEASEH
- a CDS encoding TIGR04168 family protein gives rise to the protein MVGDLHGVWTPDDQNLLTELQPDAVLFVGDLSEGDLKLVKAIQQLPLPTAVILGNHDHGRDHSGAVLRRQLTLLGDRHCGWSLRQWQFPPIAVVGARPCSAGGGFHLAKAVQAVFGPMSVSESADRIEAAAKQAPSQWPLVILAHSGPTGLGSDAQSPCGRDWKVPALDWGDQDLAMALDRIRKHRLPDLVVFGHMHHELKRGTGLRQTCVQDRFGTVFLNAACVPRRGSDSSGRQLCHFSWVEFLDGKLSQVSHRWFLPDSSLAYEQILFERATPLVTQC